The Mucilaginibacter gracilis genomic interval AAATAGCGCGATAGTATTATGTAAACTGATTATGTAAAGTAGAGGCTTAAACACAGTCGGTTAACCTGTTTTACGACGTTGCTTTACATAATTTTTTGCTTTCCATAATCACCGCATTGTAAAAGCCAAATAAGGTGTTTTTTGTAGTCGCTTCCAATTGGCTCGGGCTGCTAAAGCTATAGTCAAAAACAGCAGATACGGTATTGTTAAACTGGCTGCTTAACTCGCTTTCCCTGCCTGTGGTCAGTAGCTGATAGGTCTCTTTGTTCGGCACCATGGCCAGTTGTATCAATCGCTTTAACTCCGGGTCGCTGATACGGATGCGTGACCAGCGGTTAAAAATAGCCCCCAGTTCTGTACTTAACTGGTCGGTCAGCCCCAACATTTTATGCGCCGTTTTCAGCTTTTCGGCTGCACTGGCGGTATGCCGTATTTTTATCGCATTTTGGCAATTCTGTAAAGCGGCGTTCAAGGTATTGGAACACCAAATCCGTATTGGTGTAAAGGCAATGGTAATGCTGCCCGTACCGTCATGCGTGGATGACAAAAAAAGATAAGGGTCGATCAGGTCATCCCGGCCGATGCGGATATGTTCAGGCAGTTTTGCGGTAATAAATGTCGTGCCGCCAAAGCCTAAACTGCCTGCATAATCGAATTTGATGGAACCATAAGCCTTGATGGTCTCATCAAAAAAGGCAAATGCTTCGGTATTTTGTACCACCTGGTAATCTGCGCCGATCTTGTCGCCCAATATGGCTTCCGTGTCCGTCCGAAAGGTAAAGAAACTGTTGTCTGAAATGATATTGTTACCGCTTGGCAGGGCGTGTAAATTCGGGTGTTTACAAACGGTAAAATCTAACTTCGCTTCCTGTATTGCTTCTGCGCTGGTCTTGCAATGGCTGACTTTTGTTCCCAATATCTGCCATATCTGGGGTTTAACCCCGTTGTGTAGTGTGTTCATGCTTTTTTTAATTTATAGTCCATAAATTTCAGTTCGTGTATTTTCACCTTTTTGGTGTTGCTGATGGTACAGGTGGCTGTTTGCTGTATCTCGGTAATTGCCTCGTGTACGTGCTTATGTTTGGTTTGAATGGTCGCTTTGACCAATAGAAAAATGGTATCGTACATCGGTTATGAATTATAGGAATTGATAAAATCTGTCAGTTCCCGGTTAAATGCGCCGGGGTTGTCCTTCGCCAGTTGCTCGGCGTAACCCTCCCAAAAAATTTGGTTGGTTAAATCAATAAATATTTCTAACATCGCTATAGATTTAAGATGAGGAAAGTCTTAAATAATGCCCCCTGTTTGGTTTTTGGGGAACAGGGGGCATTGCCATTTAAGCAGGAATAGTAATACCCGCTTCGATCTGTGCCAGTTTGTCTACGCAAAGGGCGTTTACATACTGCGCTACATGAAAGATGATCACCGGGTTCTTGGTCGTAAAGGTTCTGCCTTTATCATCTTCAATGGTTAGTTCACAACGGGAGAATTTAGTCGTGCCGCTCAATTCTGTTTCTTCATCCTGTGCCACTTCGAATGCTTCCAAATTAGTGATGGTTTCTAATAGCTTGTCCCGTTGAACCTTACGGCGGTGCAATTCTTCCACCAGTTTTAAAGTGCCTTCCAAATTCAGGACAGGTTTTACAACTTCCGCAGCTTTTGGCGCTTCTGCTGTTTTAGCGGGTTCTGCTTTAGGCTGTTCCACAGGTTTATCCGTTTCAGGCTTCGCCCGTTCGTCAGGTTTTGCACTATCCTTGTTTACCGGGTTACCCGCTACAAATCGCGGGGTTTTGTTTTCTGCCGTTACGGGATTTGAGTCGTTTACATTGGTGTTAGTTGTTGCTTTTTTGTTTTCTAATTCTGCGGTTTTCATAATCTTTATTTTTTAAATGTTTACTAATTTTTAATACTTGTTTTGTCCTTTGTGCAGGTTTGCGGTTTTTGTTGTTTCTGCCCGCCGTGGCGGGCCTCTGCCGTTTGCTGTTTCCATATGCTTCTTTTAAGTGTGCTCGCATGCGCTCGCTCTCGCTTTTTATTAAGCACCTCACCTAAATAAGCCTGACGCTAAGGCAAGCCTTTTGGAAAAAAAATACGCTGCCAACACCCGCCGCGATAGCGGCAGCCAATGAAAGAAAGCAGGAAGATTTTTTTTCCAAAACCGGAGGCCCGGGCTTGCCGTGCGGCAGGCTTTTGAGAACTTTGATTAATAAAAGGCCGAGAAAGGGCTTAAAAAATGATTTAAGCAAGCGAAGCCGTAAAAAAGAAAAGCAGGGGCGATAGCCGGTGCTTCAATGCGGGGAAGCGGCTGAGTTGAGGAACGAAAGGAAGCGGCTGCAACCGCTGGCCTTATCAAGCCGGCGGCGGCTTGATGATAAACATAATGAAGATTGATATGTTATCAGCTACTGAATATGAGCTTAAGGCATTTCAGAAACAAGCCCCCATGGTTCAGGCGTAAAGTTGATGAAAGTTTACCCGGTTATATTCGGCGCTTTCTTAGCAACGTCGTTACGATGTATCCCAATGCCCGGATTTATGGGTTAAGATATTACTGGGATCACGATTACAGGATGTATTGTAAATGGAAAAAATGTAAGCGTAAAGAACTTTCTATCAGAAAAAAAAGAGAAGGGCGGTATTTCCGCAAACATAGGTGGGAAATAAAGCAACA includes:
- a CDS encoding DUF932 domain-containing protein, whose protein sequence is MNTLHNGVKPQIWQILGTKVSHCKTSAEAIQEAKLDFTVCKHPNLHALPSGNNIISDNSFFTFRTDTEAILGDKIGADYQVVQNTEAFAFFDETIKAYGSIKFDYAGSLGFGGTTFITAKLPEHIRIGRDDLIDPYLFLSSTHDGTGSITIAFTPIRIWCSNTLNAALQNCQNAIKIRHTASAAEKLKTAHKMLGLTDQLSTELGAIFNRWSRIRISDPELKRLIQLAMVPNKETYQLLTTGRESELSSQFNNTVSAVFDYSFSSPSQLEATTKNTLFGFYNAVIMESKKLCKATS
- a CDS encoding HNH endonuclease, producing the protein MSLRHFRNKPPWFRRKVDESLPGYIRRFLSNVVTMYPNARIYGLRYYWDHDYRMYCKWKKCKRKELSIRKKREGRYFRKHRWEIKQQLIDRDGQLCNHCREPFEWRQLTFDHIIRLEDGGTSVLENLQLLCVPCHEAKTQQEHLLLKEIKLLSATPTK